Proteins found in one Triticum urartu cultivar G1812 chromosome 4, Tu2.1, whole genome shotgun sequence genomic segment:
- the LOC125554396 gene encoding uncharacterized protein LOC125554396 — protein sequence MYTTSGDDFFSKNEEDCRSTDDKTPRVRAKNTTSSFTSNSLIRQREDFGWQGDRGQIAGIRPTMGNLCDDLLSAIEARNERQDLFGGRIDCGGMVDLGGVRFSR from the exons ATGTACACGACCTCCGGTGATGATTTCT TTTCCAAAAATGAAGAAGATTGTCGTTCAACTGATGACAAAACACCTAGAGTACGTGCAAAAAATACTACTTCCTCATTTACATCAAACTCATTGATACGACAAAGGGAAGATTTTGGGTGGCAAG GTGACCGGGGGCAGATTGCCGGCATTCGCCCCACTATGGGCAATCTATGTGATGATCTGCTCTCCGCAATCGAAGCCAGGAATGAGCGGCAAGATCTCTTCGGGGGAAGAATTGACTGCGGGGGAATGGTGGATCTTGGTGGAGTTCGCTTTAGCCGGTGA